The Triticum aestivum cultivar Chinese Spring chromosome 3A, IWGSC CS RefSeq v2.1, whole genome shotgun sequence genome includes a region encoding these proteins:
- the LOC123059135 gene encoding major pollen allergen Art v 1-like translates to MAFSGAQMLAAFTMGFLLMAFCVEARVCMSPSKSYKRSPCKNVRCTAACHKEHFKGGYCSSKKSIVGDDLNEDNEENFYKKRPKKKTCMCTYECSKAPPPPSEPDVPEPPGEPVVPDPQKKPPPPYERDVPEPPLGEHKKKKKPPAADQ, encoded by the exons ATGGCGTTCAGCGGCGCCCAGATGCTCGCTGCCTTCACCATGGGCTTTCTACTCATGGCCTTCT GTGTGGAGGCTCGGGTATGCATGTCCCCTAGCAAGTCGTACAAAAGGAGCCCTTGCAAGAACGTGCGCTGCACCGCGGCCTGTCACAAAGAACACTTCAAGGGTGGGTACTGCTCCAGTAAGAAGTCAATTGTTGGCGATGACCTCAACGAAGACAACGAGGAGAACTTCTATAAGAAACGTCCTAAGAAAAAGACGTGCATGTGTACATATGAATGCAGTAAAGCCCCGCCACCACCGTCAGAACCTGATGTGCCAGAGCCACCGGGTGAACCCGTGGTGCCGGATCCTCAGAAGAAGCCGCCACCGCCATATGAACGTGACGTGCCGGAGCCGCCCTTGGGAGaacacaagaagaagaagaagccgccAGCTGCCGACCAGTGA